From the Primulina tabacum isolate GXHZ01 chromosome 15, ASM2559414v2, whole genome shotgun sequence genome, one window contains:
- the LOC142526359 gene encoding protein VTE6, chloroplastic isoform X2 — protein MATFLSSSFSHTSKPSYFLPNFSSPTSKSFLSTSNSKPNNSTIKKRMPTSIQAARADIDTGLLQRAIQLVQSSPLTWQNAVLNNLLIFLLGSPILVSGLSFSGIAAAFLLGTLTWRAFGSSGFLLVASYFVIGTLATKVKMAQKEAQGVAEKRKGRRGPGSVIGSSAAGCVCAFLSIYGVGGDAFTHLWELGFVASFCTKLSDTVSSEIGKAYGKTTYLVTTFKIVPRGTEGAISIEGTVAGLLASILLASVGCILSEISLSEAIICVIAYNGELFYWNVAN, from the exons ATGGCGACTTTCCTCTCGAGTTCCTTCTCTCACACCTCAAAGCCCTCGTATTTTCTTCCCAATTTCTCATCACCCACCTCAAAATCCTTCCTTTCCACCTCAAATTCAAAGCCCAATAACTCCACTATCAAGAAAAGAATGCCAACCAGCATTCAAGCAGCAAGAGCTGATATTGATACAGGCCTGCTGCAACGGGCCATTCAGTTAGTCCAATCATCGCCGCTCACGTGGCAGAATGCAGTGTTGAACAACTTATTGATCTTTCTTCTGGGCTCTCCTATTCTCGTCTCGGGGTTGTCATTTTCCGGTATTGCTGCGGCGTTCTTGCTTGGCACCCTTACTTGGCGTGCCTTTGGTTCTTCTGGGTTCCTTCTTGTTGCCTCATACTTCGTCATT GGGACCTTGGCAACAAAAGTGAAAATGGCTCAAAAGGAGGCTCAAGGGGTTGctgagaaaagaaaaggaagaaggggACCTGGAAGTGTGATTGGATCTAGTGCTGCAGGCTGTGTTTGTGCTTTCCTCAGTATTTATGGGGTTGGTGGAGATGCATTTACACACCTTTGGGAACTTGGTTTTGTCGCTAGTTTCTGCACAAAACTTAGTGATACTGTCTCGAGCGAGATAGGAAAGGCGTATGGCAAGACAAC GTATTTAGTCACGACATTCAAGATAGTACCTAGGGGGACAGAAGGAGCCATTAGCATTGAGGGAACTGTTGCTGGACTTTTAGCTTCGATTCTTCTTGCTTCTGTTGGTTGCATACTGAGCGAG ATAAGTTTATCTGAAGCCATCATATGTGTGATCGCTTACAACGGTGAATTATTTTATTGGAATGTGGCAAACTGA
- the LOC142526359 gene encoding protein VTE6, chloroplastic isoform X1 has protein sequence MATFLSSSFSHTSKPSYFLPNFSSPTSKSFLSTSNSKPNNSTIKKRMPTSIQAARADIDTGLLQRAIQLVQSSPLTWQNAVLNNLLIFLLGSPILVSGLSFSGIAAAFLLGTLTWRAFGSSGFLLVASYFVIGTLATKVKMAQKEAQGVAEKRKGRRGPGSVIGSSAAGCVCAFLSIYGVGGDAFTHLWELGFVASFCTKLSDTVSSEIGKAYGKTTYLVTTFKIVPRGTEGAISIEGTVAGLLASILLASVGCILSEISLSEAIICVIASQIANFGESIIGATLQEKEGFRWLNNDAVNVINISMGSILAVFMQQLVLKNLA, from the exons ATGGCGACTTTCCTCTCGAGTTCCTTCTCTCACACCTCAAAGCCCTCGTATTTTCTTCCCAATTTCTCATCACCCACCTCAAAATCCTTCCTTTCCACCTCAAATTCAAAGCCCAATAACTCCACTATCAAGAAAAGAATGCCAACCAGCATTCAAGCAGCAAGAGCTGATATTGATACAGGCCTGCTGCAACGGGCCATTCAGTTAGTCCAATCATCGCCGCTCACGTGGCAGAATGCAGTGTTGAACAACTTATTGATCTTTCTTCTGGGCTCTCCTATTCTCGTCTCGGGGTTGTCATTTTCCGGTATTGCTGCGGCGTTCTTGCTTGGCACCCTTACTTGGCGTGCCTTTGGTTCTTCTGGGTTCCTTCTTGTTGCCTCATACTTCGTCATT GGGACCTTGGCAACAAAAGTGAAAATGGCTCAAAAGGAGGCTCAAGGGGTTGctgagaaaagaaaaggaagaaggggACCTGGAAGTGTGATTGGATCTAGTGCTGCAGGCTGTGTTTGTGCTTTCCTCAGTATTTATGGGGTTGGTGGAGATGCATTTACACACCTTTGGGAACTTGGTTTTGTCGCTAGTTTCTGCACAAAACTTAGTGATACTGTCTCGAGCGAGATAGGAAAGGCGTATGGCAAGACAAC GTATTTAGTCACGACATTCAAGATAGTACCTAGGGGGACAGAAGGAGCCATTAGCATTGAGGGAACTGTTGCTGGACTTTTAGCTTCGATTCTTCTTGCTTCTGTTGGTTGCATACTGAGCGAG ATAAGTTTATCTGAAGCCATCATATGTGTGATCGCTTCCCAGATTGCTAATTTTGGCGAAAGTATCATAGGTGCCACACTTCAAGAGAAAGAAGGATTTCGATGG CTGAACAACGACGCTGTCAACGTAATCAACATATCGATGGGCAGCATTTTAGCAGTGTTCATGCAGCAATTAGTGCTCAAAAATCTTGCATAG
- the LOC142527798 gene encoding protein trichome birefringence-like 41, translated as MSFQIQCGVVILSLLYFHQSKSEDSCDFFHGRWVRDSSYPLYNSTACPFIQEEFSCQKNGRPDESYLHYSWQPNGCNLPRFNGVELLRRLKGKSIMFVGDSLSRNQWQSLLCMLYTAVPGTKYNETRSEDVSTFTLTEFGIKVMLDRNVFLVDVVREPKGRILKLDSIEGGELWKGIDMLVFNTWHWWNRRGPTQPWDYIETRGKLYKDMDRTAAFEKALVTWGGWVDANIDPAKTKVFFQGISPSHYNGSLWGEPRAKSCAGQKEPLLGSTYPGGLPPALTVLKRVLSTIKKPTELLDVTNLSLLRKDGHPSIYGFSGEAGMDCSHWCLPGVPDTWNQILYSLIL; from the exons ATGAGCTTTCAGATTCAATGCGGTGTGGTAATTTTATCGCTTCTGTATTTCCACCAATCAAAGTCGGAGGATAGCTGCGACTTCTTCCATGGGAGATGGGTACGCGACTCTTCGTACCCTCTGTACAACTCTACAGCCTGTCCTTTCATTCAGGAGGAGTTCAGTTGCCAGAAGAATGGCCGCCCCGATGAGTCGTACCTCCACTACAGTTGGCAGCCCAATGGCTGCAACCTACCCAG GTTTAATGGGGTCGAATTATTGCGAAGACTGAAAGGGAAAAGCATAATGTTTGTGGGAGACTCCCTCAGCAGAAACCAATGGCAGTCTTTGTTATGCATGCTTTACACGGCAGTGCCCGGGACCAAATACAACGAGACCAGATCAGAGGATGTCTCCACCTTCACTTTGACG GAATTCGGAATTAAGGTAATGCTTGATCGCAATGTTTTTCTGgtggatgtcgtgagggaaccGAAGGGTCGAATACTAAAACTGGACTCCATCGAAGGCGGCGAGCTGTGGAAGGGGATTGACATGTTAGTGTTCAATACATGGCATTGGTGGAATCGTAGAGGACCTACCCAACC ATGGGATTATATTGAAACACGAGGGAAGTTATACAAAGACATGGACCGAACAGCGGCCTTTGAGAAAGCACTTGTTACATGGGGAGGCTGGGTGGATGCCAACATCGATCCTGCTAAGACCAAAGTTTTCTTTCAGGGGATATCTCCCTCACATTACAA TGGGAGCTTATGGGGAGAACCGCGTGCAAAATCTTGTGCCGGCCAGAAAGAACCCCTACTGGGATCAACATATCCAGGAGGCTTGCCACCTGCATTAACTGTGTTAAAAAGGGTATTGAGCACAATCAAGAAACCTACGGAATTGCTGGACGTAACAAACCTGTCATTGCTGCGAAAAGATGGGCATCCTTCCATTTACGGGTTCAGCGGTGAAGCGGGGATGGATTGCAGCCATTGGTGTCTGCCTGGAGTTCCAGATACCTGGAACCAAATTCTTTACAGTCTCATTCTTTGa